The following coding sequences are from one Pseudoalteromonas carrageenovora IAM 12662 window:
- a CDS encoding sulfite exporter TauE/SafE family protein: MTEIINQWPIIVALIATGIFAGILAGLFGVGGGIVIVPVLYFLLQGFGVSPESAMMIATATSLATIVPTSISSIRSHHAKGNIDLALIKYWAPFILVMAVVGSYLAHTIRGNALVLMFACIAILVSLNMLFRAGAPALVSKLPGKFGQGIMASIVGGLSVMIGIGGGTIGVPMLNAFNVRAHVAVGTAAVFGLLIALPGVITLLSIGTTPTDAPLGTWGLVNLPAFFLIIPLTILFAPIGVKIGSKLDQKQLKRAFAVVLMITGIRMLIQTLGA, translated from the coding sequence ATGACAGAAATAATAAACCAATGGCCCATTATTGTGGCCTTAATAGCAACCGGCATTTTTGCAGGTATTTTAGCAGGCCTATTTGGTGTAGGCGGCGGCATAGTAATTGTGCCTGTGCTGTACTTTTTATTGCAAGGTTTTGGTGTAAGCCCTGAGTCGGCCATGATGATAGCAACCGCGACATCGCTTGCCACCATAGTGCCTACGTCTATTTCGTCTATTCGCTCGCACCATGCAAAGGGCAACATTGACCTTGCTTTAATTAAATACTGGGCGCCGTTTATTTTAGTAATGGCCGTTGTAGGCAGCTACTTAGCGCACACAATACGCGGTAATGCACTGGTACTTATGTTTGCTTGTATTGCTATTTTAGTTAGCCTTAACATGTTATTTAGAGCCGGCGCCCCTGCCCTTGTAAGTAAGTTACCGGGTAAATTTGGCCAAGGCATAATGGCAAGTATTGTTGGTGGCTTATCGGTCATGATCGGCATAGGCGGTGGTACAATTGGTGTACCCATGCTAAACGCATTTAACGTACGTGCCCATGTTGCTGTAGGCACTGCAGCCGTATTTGGCTTACTTATTGCGCTACCAGGCGTAATTACCTTATTAAGTATTGGCACAACGCCAACCGATGCTCCCCTAGGTACGTGGGGGTTAGTTAACCTCCCTGCCTTTTTTCTTATTATTCCGCTGACTATTTTGTTTGCGCCTATTGGCGTAAAAATTGGTAGCAAGCTGGATCAAAAACAATTAAAACGCGCTTTTGCCGTTGTCTTAATGATAACGGGTATTCGCATGCTTATTCAGACTCTGGGAGCCTAA
- a CDS encoding allantoate amidohydrolase yields MTIATPSLAPLLNNELANTYAARALARCKTLSGLSQMQGGIHRVYLSKEHKECNSVTAAWMAEAGMQSWQDEVGNLWGRLKSSNPNAKRLIIGSHLDTVPNAGAFDGILGVLLGIEIAALANTLKLDLPFHLDVVGFCDEEGTRFATTLIGSKALANEFDPQWLNIEDTNGITMRQAMLDFDLNPANYAKATLNKNELLGYWETHIEQGPVLESVNQALGIVTAIAGAKRAMITLTGQSGHAGTTPMNLRQDSLAGCAELTLAIEQLAKSASNGEVATVGQIQARPGATNVIAGKTTISLDARAQNDDDLAILLNAIHTRADQIATSRNLTLDWQWTHAADAVACDTKIQHLFTSACKLNNQASPSLASGAGHDAMAIAPICPVGMLFIRSPGGISHHPAEAVIDSDVTKALSVMYSALVLYVKELG; encoded by the coding sequence ATGACGATTGCAACCCCCTCTCTAGCGCCATTATTAAATAATGAGCTAGCTAACACCTATGCTGCGCGCGCCTTAGCGCGCTGTAAAACACTCAGTGGCTTATCGCAAATGCAGGGCGGTATTCACCGCGTGTATTTATCTAAAGAGCACAAAGAGTGTAATAGCGTTACTGCCGCGTGGATGGCTGAGGCGGGCATGCAATCGTGGCAAGACGAAGTAGGTAATTTATGGGGTCGGCTAAAATCGTCAAACCCAAACGCTAAACGTTTAATTATTGGCTCACACCTCGACACCGTACCAAATGCCGGTGCATTTGATGGCATTTTAGGAGTGTTACTCGGTATTGAAATAGCCGCCCTTGCGAATACACTTAAGCTTGATTTACCGTTTCATTTAGATGTTGTAGGTTTTTGTGATGAAGAAGGCACCCGCTTTGCCACCACATTAATTGGCTCAAAAGCACTGGCAAACGAGTTTGACCCGCAGTGGTTAAATATAGAAGATACAAACGGCATTACTATGCGCCAAGCCATGCTCGACTTTGACCTAAACCCCGCAAACTATGCAAAAGCAACACTAAACAAAAATGAGTTACTCGGTTACTGGGAAACCCACATAGAGCAAGGCCCCGTGCTTGAGTCGGTAAATCAGGCATTAGGCATTGTTACTGCCATTGCAGGGGCAAAGCGCGCTATGATCACCCTAACAGGTCAAAGCGGTCACGCTGGTACTACGCCTATGAATTTACGTCAGGATTCGTTAGCAGGCTGCGCCGAACTGACTCTTGCCATAGAGCAACTAGCAAAAAGTGCGAGTAATGGCGAAGTAGCCACCGTTGGGCAAATTCAAGCACGCCCAGGCGCTACAAACGTTATTGCCGGTAAAACCACCATTAGCCTAGATGCCCGCGCTCAAAACGATGACGACCTAGCCATATTACTTAATGCAATACATACCCGCGCAGATCAAATTGCAACATCGCGTAATTTAACGCTTGATTGGCAATGGACACATGCGGCCGACGCCGTAGCGTGCGACACTAAAATTCAGCATTTATTTACTAGCGCATGCAAACTTAATAACCAAGCCTCACCTTCACTTGCCTCAGGCGCAGGGCACGATGCCATGGCCATAGCCCCTATTTGCCCTGTTGGTATGTTGTTTATACGCAGCCCTGGCGGCATAAGCCATCACCCAGCAGAAGCCGTTATAGACAGTGATGTAACAAAGGCACTAAGTGTAATGTACAGTGCACTTGTGCTGTATGTGAAAGAGTTAGGCTAA
- a CDS encoding pyridoxal-phosphate-dependent aminotransferase family protein — protein sequence MFSNTQIQTLNPPQRLLMGPGPINADPRVLRAMSAQLIGQYDPVMTGFMNKTMARYREIFKTKNEWTMLVDGTSRAGIEAVLCSILRPGDKVLVPIMGRFGHLLAEIAERVGAKVHTIEVPWGEVFTPEQIEKAIVDVKPHVLAMVQGDTSTTMNQPLEYIGDICQKHDVLFYCDATASIVGNDLPADEWKLDALSVGLQKCLGGPSGSAPLTLSDKCADWIQKRKKAEAGIRTAEHTDGTEPFVRSNYFDLGMIMNYWGEERLNHHTEATSMLYCASECARIVIEEGVDNCVARHKLHGDAMLTGIQALGLNVFGDLNHKMNNVLGVYIPEGINADHVRAQMLNDFGIEIGTSFGPLHGKIWRIGTMGYNARKDAVLQTLASLDACLHANGYKGPKGEAAIAALTHYK from the coding sequence ATGTTTAGCAACACGCAAATTCAAACTTTAAATCCGCCGCAACGTTTACTAATGGGGCCTGGGCCAATTAACGCAGATCCACGCGTACTGCGTGCTATGTCGGCGCAGCTAATTGGCCAATACGACCCAGTAATGACCGGTTTTATGAACAAAACCATGGCCCGCTATCGCGAAATATTTAAAACCAAAAACGAATGGACCATGTTAGTTGACGGTACATCACGCGCAGGAATAGAAGCCGTTTTGTGCTCTATTTTACGCCCAGGCGATAAAGTACTTGTGCCAATTATGGGGCGCTTTGGCCACTTGCTTGCTGAAATAGCCGAGCGTGTAGGCGCTAAAGTGCACACCATAGAAGTACCATGGGGCGAAGTATTTACTCCCGAGCAAATAGAAAAAGCCATTGTTGATGTAAAACCCCATGTACTTGCAATGGTACAAGGCGATACCTCTACAACCATGAACCAACCGCTTGAATACATTGGTGATATTTGCCAAAAGCACGATGTATTATTTTACTGCGATGCCACCGCCTCAATTGTAGGTAACGATTTACCCGCCGATGAGTGGAAACTCGATGCGCTTTCGGTTGGTTTGCAAAAATGCTTAGGTGGTCCCTCTGGCTCTGCGCCATTAACACTTAGCGACAAATGCGCCGATTGGATCCAAAAACGTAAAAAAGCAGAAGCGGGTATTCGTACCGCAGAGCATACCGATGGCACCGAGCCATTTGTACGCTCTAACTACTTTGATTTAGGCATGATCATGAATTACTGGGGGGAGGAGCGCCTCAACCATCATACCGAAGCCACAAGCATGCTTTACTGCGCATCCGAATGTGCCCGCATTGTAATTGAAGAAGGTGTAGATAACTGCGTTGCCCGCCATAAATTACATGGCGATGCCATGCTAACAGGTATTCAAGCGCTGGGCTTAAACGTATTTGGTGATTTAAACCACAAAATGAACAACGTGCTGGGTGTTTATATACCTGAGGGTATTAATGCCGATCACGTACGCGCTCAAATGCTAAACGACTTTGGTATTGAAATTGGCACCTCGTTTGGGCCACTGCATGGCAAAATTTGGCGTATTGGCACCATGGGTTACAACGCCCGTAAAGATGCCGTACTGCAAACATTGGCAAGTTTAGATGCCTGCTTACATGCCAACGGTTACAAAGGCCCTAAAGGCGAAGCCGCTATTGCCGCCCTTACCCATTATAAATAA
- a CDS encoding glucan biosynthesis protein, producing MKLKLFIAIIFSTSMSSYATEAVDKTEFSFEDLKALAKASAEKPYTATKVPAPELIDKITYDEHWKIRFKEDKTLYPNGKKAPVQLFYPGRYFPEPVSIYIRDDKNNVRELPFSNELFDMPDDSPAHDLPEGFGFAGFRIMRPDIKPDWISFLGASYFRTDGPQGQYGLSARGIAINTGMNQPEEFPRFSAFWIGPAEKKGESVSVWALLEGPSITGAYRFGLSKDNKEAKGHITSVSANLYMRADVERLGIAPLTSMYWYSEKDKIEAKDWRPEIHDSDGLAIHTGSGQYIWRPLNNPQSVSTNSFIDENPKGFGLIQRDRDFNNYQDDGVFYNKRSSAWIKPQGDWGKGAVQLVEIPTKDETFDNIVAYWVPEKEARKGDEFTFSYDIEWRPLDPKSKELASVVNTRQGQGGIPGQPIPEGVNKMVIDFEGPVFKGLDRESGIKPIVEASNGEILEPIGAYPIVGTNQWRLAFDYKQSNNNPTHIRAYLVDKNDEAITETWVSDAKVTIE from the coding sequence ATGAAATTAAAGTTATTTATCGCAATTATTTTTAGCACTTCGATGTCGTCTTACGCGACAGAAGCAGTAGATAAAACGGAGTTTTCATTCGAAGACTTAAAAGCGCTGGCAAAAGCCTCTGCCGAAAAGCCCTATACGGCAACTAAGGTGCCAGCGCCGGAGTTAATTGATAAAATTACGTATGACGAACACTGGAAAATACGTTTTAAAGAAGATAAAACCTTATATCCAAATGGTAAAAAGGCACCTGTGCAACTATTTTACCCTGGCCGATACTTTCCTGAGCCAGTAAGTATTTATATTAGGGATGATAAAAACAACGTTAGAGAACTGCCTTTTAGTAATGAGCTTTTTGATATGCCTGACGACAGCCCTGCCCACGACCTGCCAGAAGGGTTTGGGTTTGCAGGCTTTAGAATTATGCGCCCAGATATAAAACCAGATTGGATATCGTTTTTGGGAGCATCTTATTTTAGAACTGATGGCCCACAAGGGCAATATGGTTTGTCGGCTCGCGGTATTGCAATTAATACGGGTATGAATCAACCAGAAGAATTTCCGCGCTTTTCTGCATTTTGGATTGGCCCCGCAGAAAAAAAAGGTGAAAGTGTGTCTGTTTGGGCATTGCTTGAAGGGCCCTCTATCACCGGTGCTTATCGGTTTGGTTTAAGTAAAGATAACAAAGAAGCCAAAGGCCATATCACCTCTGTGAGTGCTAATTTGTATATGCGCGCCGATGTAGAGCGTTTAGGTATAGCGCCATTAACGAGTATGTATTGGTACTCAGAAAAAGATAAAATAGAAGCTAAAGATTGGCGCCCAGAAATTCACGATAGTGATGGCTTAGCGATTCATACTGGATCGGGGCAGTACATTTGGCGACCGTTAAATAACCCTCAGTCGGTATCGACCAATAGCTTTATTGATGAGAACCCTAAAGGCTTTGGTTTAATTCAAAGGGATCGTGATTTTAATAACTACCAAGACGATGGCGTATTTTACAATAAGCGTTCATCAGCGTGGATAAAGCCTCAGGGGGATTGGGGTAAAGGTGCTGTACAGCTAGTTGAAATTCCTACAAAAGATGAAACGTTTGACAATATTGTTGCCTATTGGGTACCTGAAAAAGAGGCGCGTAAAGGCGATGAATTTACGTTTTCTTATGATATTGAATGGCGGCCACTCGACCCAAAATCAAAAGAGTTAGCAAGTGTTGTGAATACTCGCCAGGGGCAGGGTGGAATTCCTGGTCAGCCTATTCCTGAGGGCGTGAACAAAATGGTAATTGATTTTGAAGGGCCTGTATTTAAAGGGCTCGATAGAGAAAGTGGTATAAAGCCTATAGTTGAAGCCAGTAACGGCGAAATACTAGAGCCAATTGGCGCTTACCCTATAGTGGGAACTAACCAATGGCGATTAGCGTTTGATTACAAGCAATCTAACAATAACCCAACGCATATACGCGCGTATTTAGTGGATAAAAATGATGAAGCGATAACCGAAACGTGGGTAAGTGATGCAAAGGTAACGATTGAATAG